The genome window ACATCATGCGCGATACGGCATCGGCCGCCAGCATTCTGCAGAAACTGAAGGACGTCGGGGCCTCGCTGGCGCTGGACGACTTTGGAACCGGATTCTCTTCGCTCAGCTATCTGGCGCGCCTGCCGTTCGATACGCTGAAGATCGACCGCTATTTCGTGCTGACGATGAACAAGGACGAGGGCTCGGCCAAGATCGTCAAGTCGATCGTGAGCCTGGGCCGCGACCTGTCGCTGGAAGTGGTCGCCGAAGGGGTCGAGAATGCCACCCTGGCCAAGCTGCTGCTCGACGACCAGTGCCACTATGGCCAGGGATTCGGCTATGCCCCCGCCCTGCCCGCGCAGGAGGCGGAGGTCTATCTGAACGAAAGCCTGTCCGATGGTGCCGCGCCCCTGAAGGCCCGCTCGGCCTGAAGACTGATCGGCCGAGGTGGGATCGCTTCGCGATTCCGCCGATGCCGATCAGGCTCTATGCCCGTCCGCTCTGGCTGGACAGCCGGGCGGCATCGACGCCGATCCCGGCGAGGGCCCTGGCCCATTTCGTATCGAAGTCGGTGTCGAACAGCAGGTCCATGTCTGCATCGGCCGTCAGCCAGACGTTGTCGGCCAGCTCCTCTTCCAGCTGACCGTCGCCCCAGCCCGCATAGCCCAGCAGAAGCACCGAACGCCGCGGGCCGATCAGTGGATCGGTCATGGCGCCAAGGGCCTCGCGCGTGGCGGTCAGGGACAGACCCTCCACGATCGGTGAGGAGCTGTCCTCGACCGTCCAGTCGTCGGTGTGCAGCACGAAGCCCCGTTCGCGCTCTACCGGGCCACCCACCAGAACGGGCGTCGATGCGGTGCGATCGGGGGCGGCGACGTCCAGCCGGTTCAGCACGCTCTTCAACGTCACGCCGGAAGCGGGCCGGTCGATCCGCAGGCCCATGGCGTGATCCGGACCGTGGGCGCAGACCAGGATCACGGCGTGCTCGAACCGGGAATCGCCGATTCCGGGCATGGCCACCAGCAGGCGTCCGGCGAGAGATTGGAAACCGATCATGAGGGGATGATCGGGTGCGGAAGGCCCGGGCGCAAGCGGGGTGGATCACGATGTCGCTTGGCGGGGCGGCCCGGTCGCCCTAGAGGACGGCATCGGTGCCCCGTGCGCCATCCGTCCTCTTCTCCGGAGCCAGCCCATGACGATCCAGATCGGCGAACGCATCCCCCACGCTGTCCTGATGACCCCGACCGCCGACGGTCCCCGCCCGGTTCAGACTGAGGCCTTTTTCGAGGGCAAGACGATCGCCCTGTTCGCTGTGCCGGGAGCCTTCACCCCGACCTGTTCGGCCCGCCACCTGCCGGGCTTTGTCGACAACAAGTCGGCCCTGGCGGACAAGGGTGTCGATGCCATCGCCTGCCTGTCGGTCAACGACGCCTTCGTGATGAAGGCCTGGGCGGAGAGCCAGAGCCTGACCGAGGACGACGTCATCATGCTGGCCGACGGGTCGGGCGATTTCACGCGGACGCTGGGCCTGACACTGGACGCGCGCGGCTTCGGCATGGGCGAGCGCTCGCAACGCTATTCGATGCTGGTCAGGGATGGTGTCGTCGAGCAGCTGAACATCGAGCAGGGCGGCGAGTTCAAGGTTTCGTCGGCCGAGCACCTGCTCGCGCAGCTCTGATCCGGGGGCGCTACGCCGCGACGACGGTCTCGGCAGCGGCCGGGGCCGTCTCGTCCTGAGCCCCTGACAGGACCTGGTTCAATGCGCCCAGCAGGGAGGCGGGGGTCAGGGGCTTGGAGACGAAATAGGTCATGCCCGCGGCCATGCAGGCGGCGATGTCGTCCGGCGCGGTGTCGGCGGTGACGGCGATGACGGGGACGTCGGCATTGATGCCTCCGCCAGCGCGCAGCCGACGCGTGGCCTCGCGTCCATCCAGTTCCGGCATCCGCACGTCCATGAAGATGACGTCGAAGGCGGTGGTCTCGCACTGGGCCAGGGCCAGCAGGCCATCTGCGGCCGTCGCAATGTCGCATCCCAGCGGGGTCAGGATCAGCTCGACAGCCCGACGGTTGATGTCGTGGTCATCGACCACAAGGACACGCAGGGGCCGTTCGCCCTCGTCTGGCTCGACGACCTCCTCGACCGGATCTTCGGGGGCCGGAGCGATTTCGACCGGCGCATCCTCAACGATCCGCGCGGCCTGGGTGTCTGCCATGCGTGAGGTCAGACTGCGGACGATGTCGCCACGGCTGTCGTCGCTCAGGGTCTTGGGTGCGATCGCTCCGGCATCGCCCTTGGGAAGCAGAATCGACAGGGTGAAGGCGGCGCCCTGGCCAGGTCGGCTGCGCGCCGTCAGCCGACCGCCCATCAAATGGGCAAGATCACGGCTGATCGACAGGCCCAGGCCCGAGCCGCCGTGGCGCGCACTGACGCCCTCCTCGGTCTGGTCGAAGGGGGTGAACAGACGGTCCAGCTGATCCGTCGTCATGCCGGGGCCAGTGTCGGCCACCTCGATCAGCACGGCATAGCTGGCGGGCTCTTCGGTCCAGACCTTCAGGTTCAGGGTGACCGAGCCTTCGGTCGTGAACTTCATGGCGTTGGAGATCAGATTGTTCAGGATCTGGCGAAGCCGCATGGGGTCGCCCCGAACGGCTGCGGGAACGCTGGAGGCTCCCTCGACGCGGAGGGCCAGCCCCCGGGCGCGGGCCTCTCCCTGCCAGAACATCACGGTCTGGGCGATCACGCTGCGCAGGTTGAAATCGACCGTCTCGACCGTCATGCGGCCCGCGCCCAGCTTGGCGTGGTCCAGCAGGTCGTCGAGCAAGGCCTTCATCATGAAGCCGGCATCGGTGATCAGGGCGGCCTGCGACCTGGCGGCCCCGTCCACGGCCCCGCGTTCCAGCTCGGCTGCGCCCGACACGATTGCGCCGATCGGCGTGCGCAGGTCGTGGCCGACGGCGGCCAGGAAGGCGGCGCGGCCGGTCATGGCGGTTTCCGCCTCGGCCCGGCGTCGATCGGCGTCCAGGCGCGCGGCGCTTTCGGCCTGGGCAGCGCGGTCCATGCTCTTCCAGGTCGAAAGGCAGAAGGTGCCGAACACACCATAGGCGACGCAGACGGCGGTCAGGAAGGACGGCGATGCGCCATACCAGGACATCCAGAATGGCGTGGCGAACATGTAAAGGAAGTGCGGTATGATCGTCACCGCAAAAACGCCGCGCGATCCCGGTGAGTTGATCGTGCCGTAGATGGCACCCGAGGCGCACAGGATGGCCGCGCAGACACCGCCCATCGGTCCGGCCGTCATCCACAGCGGGATCGACAGGCTGCCGAACGCCGCCGAATTGGAAAACAGCAGAACCCAGCCGGCCGCGTTGCGCAGCGGACCCATTCGCTCGGATTTGCCGCTTGTGATGGGCGCGAAGACCAGCATCTCGAGCAACTGGATCAGGAAGTATCCGGTGACCCACAGCGTGCTGAACTTCCAGCCGAACATCGGGCTGAAGATCATGGCGGTCGCGGCGCCCATGCCCAGGCGCTGCAATATCGCGCGGCGACGGCTGCGGATCGCGGGGGCCCAGCTGTGCGACGTGTCCGTGCTGGCCTCCGACATTCTTGCCCCTGCAAACCGGCGGGGCTGGTCCCGCATTCGCAGACTATGTCAGGTCTGGCCTAACGCTCCGTCAACGCGGCCGGCCGATCGCCTCGGCGATGGTCGAAAAGCCCTCGGCTCGAAGTCTGGCGGCGAGGTCTCGCTTGATCCGGCCGACCAGACCGGGCCCCTCATAGATCAGGGCCGAATAGATCTGGATCGCCGTTGCCCCGGCCCGAATGCGGTCCCAGGCGTCCTTGCCCGAAGCGATTCCGCCCACACCGATCAAGGGAATCCGGCCGCCGGCGGCGGCGGCGGCGTCACGCAGCGCGGTCAGGGCGCGCGCCTTCAGGGGTTCGCCGGACAGGCCACCCGCTTCGGCGCGATCCGGCGCGCGGAGGCTTTCGGGCCGGTCCAGCGTGGTGTTGGACACGATCAGGGCATCGATGCGGTGGGCCAGGGCGGCCTCCACGATCATGGTGATTTCGTCGGCCGTCAGATCGGGCGCGATCTTCAGAAAGACGGGGGCGGGCGTCGAGCGCGCCTCTGCGACGCGACCCAGCAGGTCGTCCAGTGCGTCGCGGCCCTGCAGGGCGCGAAGGCCCGGCGTATTCGGAGAGGAGATGTTGACGGTGAAATAGTCGGACAGTCCGCCGAGCCTGCGCAAGCCGGTGACATAGTCGGCGGCGCGATCTTCGGTGTCCTTGTTGGCCCCCAGATTGGCCCCCACGATCGTCGCAGGCGGTCGGCGACGCAGATGGGCGGCGAAGGCGTCAAGGCCGTCATTGTTGAATCCCATCCGGTTGATGATCGCCCGGTCCTCGGTCAGGCGAAACAGGCGCGGCCGGGGATTGCCGGGCTGGGCCAGCGGCGTGACCGAGCCGCATTCCACAAAGCCGAAGCCGAGACGGGACAGGCCGGCCAGAGCCTCGGCATTCTTGTCCAGGCCAGCCGCCAGACCGACCGGATTGGGCAGGTCCAGCCCGGCGATGCGGGTCGCCAGGATGGGGTCGTCGGGGGCCGCGGCGGGGACCGGCGCATGCTTCAGGGCCCGGATGGCCAGTCCGTGCGCCGTTTCGGGGTCCAGCAGACGAAGCGCGGCCGCGCCGAAATCGCGGATCACGCCGCGCCATCCTCGAAGACGAAACCGCCGTCCGCCGATATGGAACAGGGCCGGGCGCGCGTCACCGCCCGGGTCGGAAGCGGGCCGTGGATATGCGGAAACAGCGCCCCGCCCCGTGACGGCTCCCACAGGACGGTGTCGCCCAGCGCCGTCAGATCGACGCTGAGCAGCATCAGACCGGCTCGTCCGGCATAGTGTTTCCCGGCCGTGCCGGGCAGCTGTTCGGCGGTGGACAGGTGGATGAACCCATCGGCGATGTCGACGTCCGAGCCGTCGTAGACTCCCTCGGCGAGGGCATTTCGCCATTCGGCGGCGTCGATGATCTTGAAGGCGATCGGATCGTTCACTCGTCCGCTCCGCCACCGAAAGCCTTGGGCGTCAGGAATCCATCGTAGGCGCAGCGACCGGCGACATCGACCTCGAAGACGGCGGCGGCTCCCGTCGGGAACCCCCCGGCCATCCGGTCCAGAATGGAAGGCGAGGCGGCGCTTTCCGTCAGATACTCCAGCGCCAGGGTGTGGACGCCCGGATTGTGGGCCATGACCAGCAGGCAGCCCGCCTGTTCCTCCGCGTCCTGGACCAGCTGGCGGATCGTATGGGTGGACGCATCGTAGAGGCGCGGTTCGATCCGCACCTCCACGTCGCCCATGGCCTCGTGAACCGCATCCCAGCTCTGGCGCGTGCGCACGGCCGGAGACACGAGGGCCAGGTCGGGTCTCAGCCCCTTGTCGGCCAAAACACGGCCCATCAGGATCCCGTCGTCGAGCCCGCGGGGCGTCAGGGCCCGGTCGCGATCGAGACCCGAGACGGCGGTGCGTTCGGTCTTGGCATGACGCATCAGGATCAGGCGGTGCATGGCTGAGCCGATTAAAGCGGTTCGCGTTCCGCATCCAGCCCGGTTGCGTTTGGCGTGCGTGCGGCAGGCTGGGGCTGCAGGCCGCGCGCCTCGGCCCGGACGCGCTGGGCCACGCCCGTGGGGCGGACGTGGGCATAGGCCTGGCGCGTGGCCTCCAGCAGGATGACACCCGCAAAGCCCGGGGCGATCCGGCGACCGACCTGCTCGAACCCGTCGGCCAGTCCGAGCAGCGGTGGCCACGGCGGGACATACAGGGTCTGGGACCAGGCCGTGGGCTCCAGCCCCGCCGCGCGCACCAGCCGCTCCAGCTGGCCTCGCGTGAAAGGCCGGCCATGACCGAAGGGCGTCGCCTCGGCCCGCGCCCACAGACCGCCCCGGGCGGCGGCGGCCAGGATGATCCGACCGGCGGGTGCCAGGGCGCGCACCGCCTCGGTCAGCAGCTGTGTCGGATCGTCCGCCTCTTCCAGGGCATGGACCAGCAGCACACGGTCGAACGATCCGGCGGCGAACGGCAGTCGCCGGTCGTCGACCAGAAGGGTGCGGTTGCGACCGGCGGCGGGCCACAGCTCGACCCCCTGGCCGGAGGGCATGGCGGCGATCACACGACGCGCGCCGACGAAGGCATCCAGCCAGGGCGTGGCATAGCCTATGCCCAGCACATCGCACCCGTTGGCCTCGCCCCACGCATCGTCCAGGCGTCTGGCCAGCAGGCGCCGGACCAGCGCCCCGGTGGGTTCGCCGTAGAAGGTTCGCAGGTCTTCGATGGCGCGGCGCATGGCGAGGACTATATGGCCATCAGGCCCCGCGATCCAAGGACGACCCCATGCCCCTGACCGTTCATCTGTTTCCGGCGCGCACAGACAACTACGCCTTTGTGGCACGGGACGAGGCGACGGGGACGGTCGCTGCGATCGACACGCCGGACGCCCAGGTGATCCTCGACGGGATCGCGTCGCTGGGATGGGGTCGGCTGGACCGGATCATCAACACCCACTGGCACCCCGATCACACCGAGGGCAACGCCCGGCTTCAGGCCGAGACTGGCTGTGACATCTGGGGTCCGGAAGAGGTTCGCAAGGTCGCTCTCCTGGATCGGGTGATCGAGGAGGGCGATCTGGTCACGATCGGCCAGACCCGCCTGCATGTCACGGCCACCCCAGGCCATACGCTGGGCCACGTCGTCTTGCGCTCGGTGGAGGACGGCATCGCCTTCACCGGCGACACCCTGTTCCCGCTGGGCTGCGGGCGGTTGTTCGAGGGGACGCCGGAACAGATGTGGGACAGCCTGGGCCGCCTGCTGGCCTGGCCCGATGAGACGGTCCTGTATGGTGCCCACGAATACACGGCTGCCAATGCGCGCTTCACCCTGAGTGTGGACGATCGTCCCGAAGTCGCGGCCCATGCGGCATCGATCTTTGCGGCGCGCGAGCGGGGCGAGCCGACCGTGCCGACGACCATGGCGGTGGAGCGGGCCTTCAACCCCTTCCTGACGGCGGGAGACGCGGCCGAATTCGCGCGGCGGCGGGCGGCGAAGGACGGCTTTGCGGGCTAGCCGGCTGAAACGGCTCGGATGATGCGGGCTGAAGACGGGCGTCCGGCCAAGCCCTGATTACCAACGAAAAGTATGATCAGGACGCCGTTGGAGAAAGAGACGGACGCACGATCGCTTTCCTCGATCTGGATGCGGCGCACCTGAGCCACCTGGTTCCGAACGGTCGCCGAGCGGGACATGCGCAGCACGGCCTCGGTGACCACGCTGATGGTTTCGGCGACGACGGGCTCCGATCCCGGGCGGTCCAGTTCGATGTTGACGGCAACCAAATGACCCAGGGCCGCGCTCATCCGGCCGCTCTGCTGTATCGAGAAGGTGATCAGCTGCGTGGGCGTGATCTGGGGCAGGCTGAGCGGAGCGGCTGGTCCGGCCACCGAGGCAGGTGAACCGTTGGGCGCGCGGGTTGTATAGAGGGTGACCCCACCTCCGGGCGTTACCCGTAGAATCTGGGCCCCTGCGTCATTGCGATAGATGACGTCGCCGCGCGGAGCGGGCGAGGTCCGAAGGACCCATGTCTCTGCCCTGCGCTCGAAGCGGAACAGGGGCCGCGAGCCCGAGCCGTCGAAGATGAAGGACTCACCGCTCTCGGAAATGTATCGGCCCGATGGCGGCAGACCGGCCACCGAAGGTCGGATGCCGAGGGTTCGACTCTGTTCCGCCTGTGCGTTGCCACGCACCTGCGCCACCGCGCTGCTCGACTCAAAAAGGGTCGCTACGACGCCGATGGCGACCGCCATCGCCGACGCGATCGGCTTTCCTGCCGTCTCGACCCGGACCCTGAACTTCATGGCCGGATCGTTGCGCCGGGTGCGCGGCGGATTTTGGGCAGTCCGTCGGTCAGCCGACCAGGTATTGGCCGCCGTTCAGCGACAGGGTGCAGCCTGTGACATATCCGGCACGGTCGCCCGACAGCCAGGACACCATGTCGGCGATCTCTTCGCCCTTGCCCAGACGGCCCACGGGGATCTGGGCGATGATGGAATCGAGCACCTTCTGGTCCATCGCGCCCACCATTTCGGTGTCGATATAGCCGGGCGCGATACAGTTGACGGTCACGCCTTTGCGAGCGTTTTCAAGGGCGAGAGCCTTGGTGAAGCCGATCATTCCGGCCTTGGCGGCGGAATAGTTGGTCTGGCCGATCTGGCCTTTCTGGCCGTTGATCGAGGAGATGTTGACGATGCGGCCAAAGCCCCGGTCGCGCATGCCGTTGATGACCTGGCGTGTCATGTTGAACACGCTGTCCATGTTGACGCGGATCACGTCGGACCACTGGTCGGCGCTCATCTTGTGGAAGAAGCCATCGCGGGTGATGCCGGCGTTGTTGATCAGCACGTCGATGGGACCCAGCTCGGCCTCCACGTCGGCGACAGCGCGGGCGCAGTCGTCATAGGAGCCGACGTTGCCCTTCACCACCATGACGCCCAGCTCGCGGGCCGTGGCCTCGGCCGCCTCGGCATTGCCGGAATAGCCGCAGGCGACGGCCATGCCGTCTTCCTTCAGGCGCTGCGCGATTGCCTTGCCGATGCCACGGGTTCCACCCGTGACCAGTGCCACTCGTGCCATGTGCGTGTCCTTGCCCTTTTGGTGCCGTATCTCATGCACGGCTGCTGCTGATCTCTCATAGCGCGCCCCGTCCGTTACGGAAACGGGTGAGATCAGTCAGGTCGCCCGGGCAACGGACCCAGATAGCTGGCAAGGAATGCCTCAAGCGAAGCCAGAAGCAGCGTCCGATCGGGCTGGCGACTCATGGAATGGTCGGCACCGATGATCGACAGGACGCTCATATCAACGCCTTCCGCCAGCATCGCCTGATACATTTCATAGCCTTGGGCAGGCGGTACGACATCGTCCCCGGTTCCATAGGCCATGAATACCGGGGTGGCGATGTCGCTCACGCGGTTCAACGGGGAGGCTCGAGCGTTTCGGGCCCGATCATTCCAGCCGATGCCGAACATTCGTGCCATCTCGTCACGACCGCCACGGAATCGACGACTGTAGTCAATGATATGCGGAATGCTGGTCACGGGCGCGATCGCGCCCACGCACCGGTACTGATCCGCGTATTCCACCGCCGACATCAGCGCGAGGTAACCGCCGAAGGACCAGCCGACCACACAGACACGGTCAGGATCGGCGAGACCCTGGTCCACCAGCCAGCGGGTTCCGGCCGATACATCGCCAAGAACAGCCCCGGCCCACTGCTGATCGCCAGCGCGCCGGAAGCTTTCCCCATAGCCGCTTGAGCCGCGATAGTTGGGTTGAAGGACGCCATATCCGAGCGATGCGAGAAACTGCGCCAGAAAGTCGAATTCCGCACTGTCACGCGCACTGGGTCCGCCGTGTGGCAGGACCACGAAGGGAATTCGTTGTGCGTCTTCCCGGGCCATGCCCGGCGGGAGTGTCAGATAGGCCGGGATCGAGACCCCGTCGGGGGCCGTATAGGACACCGAGGCGGTCGCGCCGACGGGCCGTTCGTCCAGCGCTGGCGAGATGCGCCACAGCGGCGTGACCGTATCGGTCTGCAGATCAATCAGGACGCTGCCGGACGATCGACCTCCGTCTCCTGTGATCACGATCAGGCGACGGCCATCCGGCGTTCGTGATGCGACGGTCAGTTCTTCCGACCCCGTCAGATTCTTCAGCCGGTCGTGAAGCGCCTGGGCGTTGTCGTTCAGCCAGGTAACCCGTCGGTCGTCGTCGATCCAGACGACTCCGTCCACTCCGGTTCCGTCTGCAGACCGGATCACCGCGTCGGCATCGTATCGGTCCGATTTGAAAAGTGTCTCCACAAAGCCGCCCACGGCGAGGTCGTAGACATAGATGCCCAGAGGCCCTGGCTCGTGGTTGGATGCCACGACCAGCCGATCTGCCGAACCGTCAAATCCCAGCGGTCGGAATGTCGAGCCCGCCCCGAGTATTGTTACGGCGGTCGGGACGGTGGTTTCAGTCGCGCGAAAAATCTGCGGAGCGCCCTCCTTGTCGCCGATCCCGATGAAAACGCGATCTCGGGGCTCAAACAACCAGCTCTGGATGTTCCGGCCACCACTCAGGACGGTCGTCAGGCGACCGTTGCGAAGGTCCGCGCGCTGAACAGCCGGCTCTTCCGGGGTCACCCAGTTGAAAGCGATCAGGATGCCGTCGGGATCGTCCGGCGACATGTCTATCAACCGGTCCTGGAAAGCGGGGTAGCCGTCCGGCGGCCGATGTCTCTGGGCCAGTCGGACCGGATGGCTCAATCCTGGATCGAACACGGACAACCGGGTCTCGAAAAGCAGGAAGCCGAAGCGGGACATCGGCTGACTGGTGCTGACCAGAAGCCGACTATCGGATTTCCAGACCAACCAGTTCGCTATGTTGTAGCGGCTTAAGGTGTAGATCGCTGTCGGCGCAGAAAGATCGCCTACGGCCCAAACCTCGAGCCGATATCGGTCGTCGTGCTGAGCGATTCGGGCGATCCGGCTGCCGTCGGGGGACAGTGCAATATCGTGAAAGGCCGGTGCCGCACCAAAGGCGCTCGCCTGAGCCGATACCGCAGGATTGGGCGGGGCAATGCCTCGATCCTGTACGGCCTCTGCAACCGATGGGGCGGCCAGGCCGAGGAAAAGTGCGAGCGCACACAAAAATCGCAACACAGCCAGCCCCCCACCGGTTCGTCGCTTCGATTTCTAGTTGCCCTCCCGGGAATTGAGAAGTCTCAGTCGACTTCACCTAACCGGCTCATATCAATGACGAAGCGGTAGCGGACGTCGGATTTCTCCAGCCGGGCATAGGCTTCATTGATCTGCGACGGTGCGATGACCTCGATGTCGGAGGCCAGGCCGTGTTCGGCGCAGAAGTCGAGCATCTCCTGGGTCTCGCGGATGCCGCCGATCAGGGATCCTGCGACCGAGCGGCGACGCCACAGAAGCGGCAGGGCGAAGACCGGCATGGCCTCCGTCGTCAGGCCCAGCATGACCATGGTGCCGTCGTGGGCCAGCAGTTGCAGGTGCCCGGCGATCTCGTGCGTGGCCGAGACGGTGTTGATGATGAGGTCGAACTTCTCGGCCGCCGCCTTCATCGCGGCCTTGTCGGAGTTGATGAGGAAATGCTTCGCCCCCATCCGCTCGGCGTCGGCCTTCTTGCGATCCGAGGTCGACAGCACGGTGACCTCGGCCCCCATAGCGGCCGCCTGCTTGACGGCCATGTGACCGAGGCCGCCCAGGCCGATCACGGCGACCTTCGATCCTGCCTTGATGCCCCAGTGCTTCAGTGGCGAATAGGTGGTGATCCCGGCGCACAGCAGAGGGGCCGCGGCATCCAGCGGGATGGAGTCCGGGATGGTGACGACGAAGGCCTGATCCACGACGATCTTGTCCGAGTATCCGCCCTGGGTGATCTTTTCGCCGGACTGGTCGGCGTGCTTGTCGGGCGCGCCATAGGTGCCGGTCATGCCGGGCACGCAGTACTGTTCGTCGCCGGCCTTGCACGGCCCGCAGACCCGGCAACTGTCGACCATGCAGCCGACTCCGACCCGGTCGCCGACCTTGAACCGCGTCACATTCGCGCCGACGACCGTGACGATCCCCGCGATCTCGTGGCCCGGGACGATCGGATAGACGGTGTTGCCCAGGTCGTTCTTCACGATGTGCAGGTCCGAGTGGCAGATGCCCGCGAACCTGATGTCGATGGCGACATCGTCCGCCCCCGGATCGCGGCGCGTGAAGGTATAGGGGGTCAGCGGCGCAGTGGATGTGGTCGCGGCGAAGGCGCGGGTGGCGATGGGCATGGGGAGGCTCCTTGGGGGCTTCGCCTAGGTGATGTCTGGCCAGCGCGACCGCAACGGTTCAGCCCAGCTTTTTGATCAGGGCCTGCGCCGCCGCCGGGTTGCGCACCTTCGCCCCGGCGATGAAATAGGCGAAGACATCGCCGCGCTTGGCCCAGCCGCGGGTCTGGTCGACGATCCCGTCCAGTTCGGCCGACGTCATGCCGGTCGGTTCGTCCTCACGGCTCGACATCAGCCGGGCATAGGTAAAGTCGGCGGTCGGCTGGTCGATCCGGGGCCATTCGGGGGCCTCGTCATCGACGGCATAGACGATGGCCACCCCGTATTTCGCGGCCAGATCATGGAACTGCGGCGTGTCGAAGCTCGGGTTTCGCACCTCCAGCGCATGCCGCAGCCGCACACCGTCCTGCTCTTTCGGCAGAAGCTTCAGAAAGCCCTCGAAATCGACCGGATCGAACTTCTTGGTGCCCATGAACTGCCAGTTGATGGGGCCGAGCCTGTCGCCCAGGGCGGTCATCCCCTGGCCCAGGAACCGCTCCATCGACTCGCCCATGTCGGACAGGACCTTGCGGTTGGTGCAGTAGCGGCTGGCCTTGACCGAGAAGACGAAGCCGTCCGGCGTCTCGTCGCGCCACTTCATCCAGCTGTCGGGCTTGAAGGTCGAATAGTAGGTGCCGTTGATCTCGATGGAGGTCAGGGCGCGCGACGCGAACGCCAGCTCCTTCTTCTGGCTCAGCTTGTCCGGATAGAAGACACCGCGCCATGGCTCATAGGTCCAGCCGCCGATGCCGATATGGATGGGGTGGGTCATCAAAGTGCTCCTTCGCGCCGACTGTTCGCCGTGACCACGTCGGGGGGCAAGAGGCAAGATCGCGGCAGTGGACGCCTGCAGAAATCGCCGGTAGGTGAATATCTCCAAGAAGTTGACCCGGGAGATCGTTATGCTGCTTCGCCTGTTTGCCGTAACCGCAGCCTTCGGTCTGGCCCTCGGCACGCCGGCCAGCGCGGCCAGCCAGGCCGCCGATCCGCTGGAAACCCAGACCCGGGCGATCATCGCGCGTTTCGATACGGCGCTGCGGGCCTGTGGCGTGACACCGCCCTATGTTCCCGGTGTCGTGGTCGATTCCACGCCCAGCCTGGTGTCCTTCTATACGGACGACCGGTCGGTCCACCAGTCGCGCTGGGCCGAGATGCCTGCGGAACTGCAAGGTATGATGGGGGGCTGGGCGGCAGCCGGGACCCTGGGCCTTACGCCCGAAGGCCAGTTCGCCGAGATTTTCAACAGCCTGCTGGTCCCCCATGAGCTGGGGCATTTCGTGGCGTCCATCGACGGTCGGCTGGAGCGCGAGGATTCCTGGACCAACGAGGTGCTGGCCAATCGTATCGCCATCGCCTTCTGGGCCGAGGATACGGAGGCCAGCGCGCCGATCGCGGATCGGGTCGAGAACTTCAACGTCTTCCTGGGCCAGCTTCCCAGCCCGGTGCCGGCGGGCGAGGATCCCCACGCCTATTTCGAGAGCAACTACCAGGCGCTGTCGAACGACGCCGCCGCCTATGGCTGGTACCAGGGGGCCTTCATGCGCACGGCCTGGGCCGAGCACGAGGGCGTCAGCTTCTGCGATCTGGTGAAGCCCGACGCGGGCTGATCCTCAGTAGGCGAAGTCGCGGTACATCCGGCTGACATCGCCCTGCCATTCGCCG of Brevundimonas subvibrioides contains these proteins:
- a CDS encoding DUF4908 domain-containing protein — protein: MKFRVRVETAGKPIASAMAVAIGVVATLFESSSAVAQVRGNAQAEQSRTLGIRPSVAGLPPSGRYISESGESFIFDGSGSRPLFRFERRAETWVLRTSPAPRGDVIYRNDAGAQILRVTPGGGVTLYTTRAPNGSPASVAGPAAPLSLPQITPTQLITFSIQQSGRMSAALGHLVAVNIELDRPGSEPVVAETISVVTEAVLRMSRSATVRNQVAQVRRIQIEESDRASVSFSNGVLIILFVGNQGLAGRPSSARIIRAVSAG
- the phbB gene encoding acetoacetyl-CoA reductase; its protein translation is MARVALVTGGTRGIGKAIAQRLKEDGMAVACGYSGNAEAAEATARELGVMVVKGNVGSYDDCARAVADVEAELGPIDVLINNAGITRDGFFHKMSADQWSDVIRVNMDSVFNMTRQVINGMRDRGFGRIVNISSINGQKGQIGQTNYSAAKAGMIGFTKALALENARKGVTVNCIAPGYIDTEMVGAMDQKVLDSIIAQIPVGRLGKGEEIADMVSWLSGDRAGYVTGCTLSLNGGQYLVG
- a CDS encoding alpha/beta fold hydrolase; the encoded protein is MLRFLCALALFLGLAAPSVAEAVQDRGIAPPNPAVSAQASAFGAAPAFHDIALSPDGSRIARIAQHDDRYRLEVWAVGDLSAPTAIYTLSRYNIANWLVWKSDSRLLVSTSQPMSRFGFLLFETRLSVFDPGLSHPVRLAQRHRPPDGYPAFQDRLIDMSPDDPDGILIAFNWVTPEEPAVQRADLRNGRLTTVLSGGRNIQSWLFEPRDRVFIGIGDKEGAPQIFRATETTVPTAVTILGAGSTFRPLGFDGSADRLVVASNHEPGPLGIYVYDLAVGGFVETLFKSDRYDADAVIRSADGTGVDGVVWIDDDRRVTWLNDNAQALHDRLKNLTGSEELTVASRTPDGRRLIVITGDGGRSSGSVLIDLQTDTVTPLWRISPALDERPVGATASVSYTAPDGVSIPAYLTLPPGMAREDAQRIPFVVLPHGGPSARDSAEFDFLAQFLASLGYGVLQPNYRGSSGYGESFRRAGDQQWAGAVLGDVSAGTRWLVDQGLADPDRVCVVGWSFGGYLALMSAVEYADQYRCVGAIAPVTSIPHIIDYSRRFRGGRDEMARMFGIGWNDRARNARASPLNRVSDIATPVFMAYGTGDDVVPPAQGYEMYQAMLAEGVDMSVLSIIGADHSMSRQPDRTLLLASLEAFLASYLGPLPGRPD
- a CDS encoding NAD(P)-dependent alcohol dehydrogenase — its product is MPIATRAFAATTSTAPLTPYTFTRRDPGADDVAIDIRFAGICHSDLHIVKNDLGNTVYPIVPGHEIAGIVTVVGANVTRFKVGDRVGVGCMVDSCRVCGPCKAGDEQYCVPGMTGTYGAPDKHADQSGEKITQGGYSDKIVVDQAFVVTIPDSIPLDAAAPLLCAGITTYSPLKHWGIKAGSKVAVIGLGGLGHMAVKQAAAMGAEVTVLSTSDRKKADAERMGAKHFLINSDKAAMKAAAEKFDLIINTVSATHEIAGHLQLLAHDGTMVMLGLTTEAMPVFALPLLWRRRSVAGSLIGGIRETQEMLDFCAEHGLASDIEVIAPSQINEAYARLEKSDVRYRFVIDMSRLGEVD
- a CDS encoding DUF72 domain-containing protein, which produces MTHPIHIGIGGWTYEPWRGVFYPDKLSQKKELAFASRALTSIEINGTYYSTFKPDSWMKWRDETPDGFVFSVKASRYCTNRKVLSDMGESMERFLGQGMTALGDRLGPINWQFMGTKKFDPVDFEGFLKLLPKEQDGVRLRHALEVRNPSFDTPQFHDLAAKYGVAIVYAVDDEAPEWPRIDQPTADFTYARLMSSREDEPTGMTSAELDGIVDQTRGWAKRGDVFAYFIAGAKVRNPAAAQALIKKLG